The Deinococcus aestuarii nucleotide sequence GCTTGCCGATGACAAGCGCGTCGGCGATGGCCAGCAGAGGCGGGCTGTCGATGAGCACGAGGTCGTAGTGCTGACCCCAGCGACCCAGCAGACTCCCGAGGTCGGGGCGGTTGAGCAGGGTCAGGCTGTCGTGCAGTCCCGGACCGGCGGGCAGCACGTGGACCCCCTGCTCCGCCTCCATCACCTGAACGTTCTCGGGGGCGCGCAGGGCGTCTTGAAAGGTCCGTGCCCCGCCCGTCCCGCTGAGCTGGTGCCAGACGTGCTCGCGCTCGTACTTGTCCCACACCTCCTGCTGGGTGCCCCGGCGCAGGTCCGCGTCGATGATCAACACCCGCTTGCCGCTCTCCGCCAGACCGTCCGCCAGGGTGGCGGTGAGGCTGCTCTTGCCCTCGCCGGGCACGGTGGAGGAGATCATCACCCGTCTGCCGGGCTGGTTGCCCAGACGGCCCAAGAGGTTGACCCGCAGGAACCCCACCGCCTCGTAGAGCCCGGCCTGCCGCGCCGCCCGCACGATGCCGCTGAAGACCACGTCGCGGCGGCGCAGCCGGGGAATCGAGCCCAGCGTGGGCAGCCCGAAGTTCAGCAGGTCCTCCTCGCTGCGGACGGTGCGGTCGAGGACGGTGCGCAGCGCCGCGATCCCGGCCCCCAGCAGCAGCACGAGCAGCCCGGTCAGGACGGCGTTGCGCAGCGGCTTGGGGGCGACGGGTTCGAGCGGGGGCACGGCGGGTGCGACGAGTTCGAGCGAGCCGGTCGCGCCCTCGGCCTGGATCGTCGCCTGGGCGAGGTTGCGCTGGGCGCTGGCGCGGGCCGCCACCAGGGTCTGGCGCTCCAGGTCACTCAGGGTGCCCGCCGCGAGCTGACGGTCGACCTCCGCGAGCTGGGCGCGCAGGCTCGCCTCGGCGCGCTGGACGCCCCGCAGGGCCCGGCCCTGGTCCCAGTTCAGCAGCGCCTGCGCGGTGATGTCGGCGAGCAGGGTGGCCGCCTGGGCGCTCGGCCCCTGGGCCGTCACGGTGTAGATGCCGTTGCCGCCCGGATCGAGGCGGCTGAGCAGCTCGACCGTGCGCACGTCGCGCTTTTGCAGCTCCTCTTGCAAGTCGCCCGCAATC carries:
- a CDS encoding tyrosine-protein kinase domain-containing protein — encoded protein: MQRDPEVYPAGRSGREAENEVDLGTLWHGVRRRFPAILLTALALALAVYLWSRAQPDVYEASSSLITTGNGDVGTLRDSQVTAPPLPEGALQEALQGPIVLGEVIRRVRAELQLAPAVRSEIAGDLQEELQKRDVRTVELLSRLDPGGNGIYTVTAQGPSAQAATLLADITAQALLNWDQGRALRGVQRAEASLRAQLAEVDRQLAAGTLSDLERQTLVAARASAQRNLAQATIQAEGATGSLELVAPAVPPLEPVAPKPLRNAVLTGLLVLLLGAGIAALRTVLDRTVRSEEDLLNFGLPTLGSIPRLRRRDVVFSGIVRAARQAGLYEAVGFLRVNLLGRLGNQPGRRVMISSTVPGEGKSSLTATLADGLAESGKRVLIIDADLRRGTQQEVWDKYEREHVWHQLSGTGGARTFQDALRAPENVQVMEAEQGVHVLPAGPGLHDSLTLLNRPDLGSLLGRWGQHYDLVLIDSPPLLAIADALVIGKHADAVLLVTEEGKTSLQAVRQVLRRAQGAGLAVMGFIINKVDASNQEVRTYGYGYAPRTKEAR